The genomic window GGAAGCGGCCCTGCCTGCCGGTGAACGACGACGCCCCGACCCGCGATCAGCGGGTCGGGGCGTCGTCATGGGTGCGCCGGGCTCAGCGGGCGAGCTGGCCCGCCGCGGGCTCCGGCAGCTCGGTGAGCTGCTTCTGCTCGGCGGCCGGTTCGGGCTCGAGCGTCGACGTGAGGTCGGGGCTCGCGCCCGCGGGCGCCGCGAGAGCGGCATCCGTCTGACGGCGGTCCCGGGTGAATCGACGGCGCAGGCCGCTGAGCAGACCGCGGGGGTCGCGCTCGGCGGGCGCATCCACCTCGAGGCCGTAGTACTCGCCGATGTGGTCGACGAACGCCGCCCGTCGGGCGCGGTCGTAGGCGCGCGCCTCGCGCTGGAAGGCGATCACCGTGGCCCAGCAGGCCGCCAGCATCACGACCGAGAACGGCAGCGCGATGATGATCGCGGCCGTCTGCAGCGCGCCGAGACCGCCGGCGAGGATGAGCGCGATGGCGAGCAGGGCCGTGACGAACACGAAGAAGACGCGCAGGCGCTTGGCCGGGTCGACCTGGCCGCCGCTGGCGATCATCGCCATCACGAGGGCACCGGAGTCGGAGCTGGTGACGAAGAAGATGCCGATGAGCAGGATGGCGCCGATCGTGAGCAGCAGGCCACCGGGCAGGTCGCCGAGCAGGCCGAACAGCGCCGCCTCAGTGTCGACCGAGCCGTCGGGGCCGACGAGGCCCCCGCCGCCGAACAGCTCGCGGTGCAGGGCGCTGCCGCCGAGCACCGAGAACCAGAGGAAGGTGACGATCGTGGGCACGAGCATGACGCCGAAGACGAACTCGCGCACGGTGCGGCCCTTCGAGATGCGCGCGATGAAGATCGCCACGAACGGGGCCCACGAGATCCACCAGCCCCAGTAGAAGCTCGTCCACGCGGCCTGCCAGGCCTCGCCCTCGACGCCGGAGAACGCGCTCACGGTGAAGCTCAGGCCGAGGAAGTTCTGCAGGTAGGTGCCGATCGACTGCACGAACTCGCGCAGCAGGAACTGGGTCGGCCCGACGATGATGAGGAACAGCACGAGCGCGCCGGCGAGGGCGAGGTTCGTGACCGAGAGCCACTTCATGCCGCGGTTGACGCCCGAGAGCACCGAGCCGAGAACCGCGAGCGTGATGACGCCGATGATGATGATCGTCGACAGGTCGCTCGCCGGCATGATGCCCGCCTCCTCGAGCCCCGCGCCGATCTGCAGCACGCCGAGGCCGAGCGAGGTCGCGACGCCGAAGATCGTGCCGACGAGAGCGGCGACGTCGATCGCGTTGCCCCAGCCGCCGCGCACGCGCTTGCCGAGCAGGGGCTCGAGCGCCCACCGGATCGACACCGGCCGCTTGCGGCGGTGGATGGCGTAGGCGAGCGCGAGGCCGAGCACGACGTAGATGGCCCAGGCGTGCACGCCCCAGTGCAGGTAGGTCTGCGACATCGCCTGCTGCGCGAGCTCGACGTCGGTGCCGGTGACGCCGGGGCGCGGATTCGCGAAGTGGCTGAGCGGCTCGCTCACCCCCCAGAACACCAGGCCGATGCCCATGCCGGCGGCGAAGAGCAGCGCGAACCACGACAGCAGCGAGAACTCCGGCTGGTCATCGTCGTCACCGAGTCGCAGGTGGCCGTGGCGGCTGAATCCGGCCCAGAGGGCGAAGGCCACGAAGAACGCGGCGATGAGCACGTAGTACCAGTTGAAGTTGGCGATGATGCTCGACTGGATGGTGCCGAACACCTCGCCCGCGGCATCCGGGGCGATGAGGGTGAGCGCCGTGAAGACGAGCACGATCGCGGCGGTGGGCCAGAAGACCCAGCATTGGACGGGGGCACGGGAGGTAGTCTTCGGATCTGTCACGTGCATCGAGCGTAGGTCGGCCTCTCGCGCCGTCCAGGGGATCCGGCCAGGCCCCGCGGAGCCTCGTGTGACACCGCGCGCGCGATAGCGAAGGGCATCGCATGCCGCAACTCCGCTGCGATCGGAGGCCCGCTGCCCGGCCGGCGCGCAGGCGCCCCTGCTACGGTCGGCCCACCGGGGAAACGTCTCCGGGCAATCTCAGGGAAGACTCTCGTCCGCCTCCTCTGACTCGATCAGAGGAGCACTCCCGTGCCCGGCATCAACCGCCCCGTCCCCTCCGCGCCCCGAGCGGTCGCGCACCCCGAGCGCCCCGCACCGCTGCCGCACCGCGCCGTCACGGCGGTCGTCTACTGCGAGGGCCAGTTCGGCGAGCAGGACGGCAAGACCGCCAACGGCCTCGTGCGCCGCAGCGAGCGCTACGAGATCGTGAGCGTCATCGACAGCACGCTCGCCGGCCGCGACGCCGGTGACGTGCTCGACGGGGCCGCGGCGGGCATCCCGATCGTGACCGATCTCGACGCCGCCATCGCCGCCCACGGCGCGGTGCCCGACTACCTGATCTGCGGCGTCGCCCCCGCCGACGGACTGCTCTCGCCCGCTCAGCGGCTCGTGCTGCTCGAGGGCATCGCCCGCGGCATGCACATCATCAACGGGCTGCACGAGTTCCTCGCCGACGACGTCGAGTTCGCCGCCGCGGCGCTGCTCGCGGGCGTCACCATCCTCGACATCCGCCGGCCGAAGCCGACCGCCGAGCTGCACCTCTACTCGGGCCGCATCGACGCCGTGACCTGCCCGCGCATCGCCGTGCTCGGCACCGACGGCGCCATCGGCAAGCGCACCACCGCCATCCTGCTGGTGGATGCCCTCCGCGCGGTCGGCATCAGGGCCGTGCTCGTCGGCACCGGTCAGACCACGATCATCCAGGGCGGCCGGTACGGCGTGGCCCTCGACGCCCTCGTACCGCAGTTCTGCTCGGGCGAGGTGGAGCACCAGGTGGTGCGCGCCTTCGAGGCGGAGGACCCCGACGTGATCATCGTCGAGGGCCAGGGCGCTCTCAGCCACCCGGCCTACCTCACCTCGGCGCACATCCTGCGCGGCAGCAAGCCGCAGGGCGTCATCGTGCAGCACGCCCCGACGCGCCTCGTGCGCGGCGACTTCCCGATGTCGCCCATGCCGACGGTCGGCAGCGAGATCGCCCTCATCGAGGCCTTCGCCGACACGAGCGTCATCGGCATCACCGTCAACCACGAGGGGATGCTCGATGCCGAGATCGGCGCCGTCATCGACGAGTACGAGGCCGCGTACGGGGTCGTGGCCACCGACCCCCTGACGCGGCCGCGCGAGCGCCTCGTCGCGATGGTGCTCGCGGCGTTCCCCGCGCTGGCCGCGACGGCACAGCGCGGGGACGACGCGCTCGTCGGCTAGAAGCCGACGCGGATCATCTTCTTGTTGACGAACTCGTCGATGCCGAAGGTGCCGAGCTCGCGACCCGAGCCGGAGCGCTTGATGCCGCCGAACGGCAGCTCGGCGCCTTCCGCGCCGACGGCGTTGATGAACACCATGCCGGCCTCGATGCGGTCGGCGACGCGCAGCGCCTGCTCCTCGTCGGTCGTGAAGACGTAGGAGCCGAGGCCGTAGGGGGTGTCGTTGGCGAGCTCGATCGCCGCATCCTCATCGGCGACGCGGAACACCTGCGCGACGGGGCCGAAGAACTCCTCGTGGTACGCGTCGTTGTCGGGCGTGACGCCCGTGAGCACGGCGGTCTTCACGAAGTTGCCCTCGCGCCCGCCGCCCGCGGCGAGCGTCGCGCCCTGCGCGAGCGCCCGCTCGACCTGCTCCTCGAGCCGGTCGGCCGCGAGCGTCGACGAGAGGGGGCCGATGACGGCGTCGGGGCTCATCGGGTCGGCGGGCTCCACCGCGGTGAGCGCGGCGCTGAACTTCTCCAGGAACTCGTCGTACAGCCCGTCGACGACGATGAAGCGCTTGCCGGCGTTGCAGGCCTGCCCGCTGTTGTCCACCCGCGCGGCGACCGCCTGCTCGACGGCGGCATCCATGTCATCGGTGCTGAGGAGGATGAAGGGGTCGCTGCCGCCCAGCTCGAGCACGACCTTCTTCAGGTGCCGGCCGGCCTGCTCGGCGACGGCGGCGCCCGCGCGCTCGGAGCCCGTGAGCGAGACGCCCTGCACGCGGGGGTCGGCGATGACCGTCGAGATCTGGTCGTTGGTGGCGTAGATGTTGACGTAGGCGCCCTCGGGGAACCCGGCGTCGTGGAACATCTGCTCCATCGCGGCCGCGCTCTCGGGGCACTGCTGCGCGTGCTTGAGCAGGATGGTGTTGCCGACGATGAGGTTCGGGCCGGCGAAGCGGGCCACCTGGTAGTACGGGAAGTTCCACGGCATGATGCCGAGCAGCACGCCGAGCGAGCTGCGGCGCACGAAGGCGCGGCCCTCGCCGTCGAGCAGCTCGATGGGCGTGTCGGCGAGCAGCCGCTCGGCGTTGTCGGCGTAGTACTCGTAGATGCTCGCCGAGAAGTCGACCTCGCCGAGGGCCGACTCGAGGGGCTTGCCCATCTCGCGCACGATGATGGCGGCGAGCTCCTCGCGGCGCTCGGTGTGCAGCTCGGCGACCCGGCGCATCATGGCCGCCCGGTCGGCGACGGTGCTCGAGCGCGACCAGCCGCGGTGGGCGGCGTGCGCGGAGGCGATGGCCTGCTGCAGCTCGGCGTCGGTGATGGTGGAGTACGTCTTGACGGTCTCCCCCGTGGCGGGATTGACGACGGCGTAGTCGCTCATGGGGCTCCTCGAAGTGGGGTCGGGCGGATCGGCGCGGGCGAAGGAGCCCACGACGGTGGTGGCCTGGGGCCAGCGTATCGGGGCGGCGGTAGCGTGGCACCCATGCTCGTGCCGCCGACCCCCTCCCCTCGGGGAGCGCTCAGCGAGCTGCTCGGCGGTGCGGCACTGGTGTGGCGCGGCTTCGGGTACTGGCGTCGCCGCCCGGGGGCCATGGCTCTCGGCATGCTGCCCGGGCTCATCGTGCTCGTCGTCGTGGGCGGGCTCATCACCCTGCTCGCCATGAACACCGGCGCCATCGGCACGTGGCTCACGCCCTTCGCCGCGGAGTGGGGCGAGACCGCCCGCACGGCCGCGCGCGAGATCGCCGGGTTCCTCGTCGTGCTCGCGGCCGCCGTGCTCGCCTTCTACACCTTCACCACGCTGACCCTCATCGTCGGCGACCCCTTCTACGAGCGCATCCAGCGCCGCGTCGAGACCGACCTCGGCGGGCTCGAGGAGGCCCCGATCGGCTTCTGGCGCTCGGCCGGCGGCAGCGTGCTGCTCGTGCTGCGCGGAGCCCTCTACGCCCTGCTCACCTTCGCGACCGGGCTCATCCCCGCGGTCGGCGCGATCCTGGCGCCCGTCCTCGGCGCCGTGCTCGCCGGGCACCTGATCGGCCGCGAGCTCACGACCCGGCCCTTCGAGAGCCGGGGCATCGTGGGGGATGCTCGGCGCGCGCTCCGCCGCGGCAACCGCGCCCGCCAGCTCGGCTTCGGCATCATGACGCAGCTGTTCTTCCTCGTCCCCGGCGGTGCCATCCTCGTGATGCCCGCCGCGGTCGTCGGCTCGACGCTGCTCGTGCGGCAGATGCTGGAGCGCGCCGAGCTCAGCGCACCGCGCCCGCCGGGCTGAGCGGCGCGGGCTCGGAGCGGAGCGCGCCCGCGGCGGACATCCCGCCGTCGGCGCTCGGACGCGCCGGGACCACCCGCGGGTGCGAGCCCGACATCGTCTCCAGCACCCGGATCACCTGCGAGCTGTAGCCGTACTCGTTGTCGTACCAGACGTAGACGATGAGGTTCGCGCCGGTGCAGATCGTCGCGAGGCCGTCGACGATGCCGGCGCGGTGCGAACCGATGAAGTCGGTCGAGACGACCTCGGGGCTCGCGATGTAGTCGATCTGCTGCCGCAGATCGCTGTGCAGCGACATCTGCCGCAGGTGCTCGTTGACCTCGTCACGCGTGGTCTCGCGCTCGAGCGCGACGTTGAGGATCGCCATCGAGACGTCGGGCGTCGGCACGCGGATGGCGTTGCCGGTGAGACGCCCCTCGAGCGCCGGCAGAGCCTTGGCCACCGCCTTCGCGGCGCCGGTCTCGGTGATCACCATGTTGAGGGCCGCCGAGCGGCCTCGGCGATCGCCGGAGTGGAAGTTGTCGATGAGGTTCTGGTCGTTCGTGTACGAGTGCACGGTCTCGACATGGCCGTGGCGGATGCCCCAGGCGTCGTGAAGCACCTTGAGCACGGGCGTGACCGCGTTCGTCGTGCAGCTGGCCGCCGAGACGATGCGGTCGTCGTCGCCGATCGCGTGCTCGTTGATGCCGTGGACGATGTTCGGGATGGCGCCCTTGCCCGGAGCCGTCAGCAGTACCCGGGCGACGCCCGGCGAGCGCAGGTGCTGCGAGAGCCCGGCCTCGTCGCGCCAGCGACCGGTGTTGTCGACGACGATCGCGTCGCGGATGCCGTGCTCGGTGTAGTCGATCGCGGCGGGATCGTCGGCGTAGATGACGCGGATCACCGTGCCGTTGGCGATGATCGCGCTCGCCTCCTCGTCCACGCTGATCGTGCCGTCGAAGGGCCCGTGCACCGAGTCCCGGCGCAGCAGGCTCGCGCGCTTCACCAGGTCGTCCGCTCCGCCGCGCCGCACGACGATCGCCCGCAGCCGCAGCCCTCCCCCGCCGCCGGCGTGGGCGATGAGGATGCGCGCGAGCAGTCGCCCGATGCGCCCGAAGCCGTACAGCACGACGTCGGTTCCCGCGGGTCGTGCGCCGGGGTCGCGCCGCACGGGCTCGAGCTCGTCCTCCAGGAACCGCTCGAGGGTGCGGTCGGCGCCGCGCTCCTCGAAACCCGAGATGAGGCGCGCGATGTCGAGCGAGGCGGGGCCGGGGGCGAGCTCGAGCAGGGCATCCAGCACCTCGCGCGTGCGCGTCATCGGCAGCGCGGCGCCGGTGACGTGCTCGGCGTAACGGTGGGCCTTGATGACGCCGATCGCCGACTGGTTGATGAGTCGGCGCCCGTGGATGCTCGTCACCACCCCGTGCTCCCGGTACAGCCGCCCGATCACCGGGATGAGCTGCTCGGCGAGCATCTCGCGGGCGTTCCACTGGCGGGCGTGGTCGAGAACGGCGTCGTCCATGGTGTCGCTTCCCGGCCGCTCGGGGTGGTGGCGGCCGTCGATCGGGGCGGGGATGCTCCGACCCTACCGAGCGGCCTGCGACCGGATCCGCGATCCGGAGGCGGTGCGGACGGCAAGAATCGCGGTTCTTTCCGTCCGCGAAAGGGGGGGGTGCTCTCAGTCGTCGGCTGCAGCGAGCTGGCCGCAGGCGCCGTCGATCTCCTTGCCGCGGGTGTCGCGCAGCGTCGTGGGGATCCCGGCGTCGTCGATGCGGCGCACGAACTCGCGCATGACCGCGGGCTCCGAGCTCGTCCAGATCGATCCGGGCGTCGGGTTGAGCGGGATGGGGTTCACGTGCACCCAGCCGCGCCCGCGCTCGTTGAGCTTCTGCGCGAGCAGATCGGCCCGCCAGGCGTGGTCGTTCATGTCCTTGATGAGCGCGTACTCGATGCTCACGCGGCGCCCGGTCTTCTCGAAGTACTCGCGCGCGGCATCCAGCGCCTCATCGACCTTCCAGCGCGAGTTCACGGGGATGAGCTCGTCGCGCAGGGTGTCGTCGGGGGCGTGCAGGCTCAGCGCGAAGGTCACGGGGATGCCCTCGTCGGCGAGCTTCTTGATCGCCGGCACGAGCCCGACCGTCGAGACGGTGATGTTGCGGGCGCTCATGCCGAGCCCGTTGGGCTGCGGGGCGACCATCGTGCGCACGGCGCTCATGAGCCGCGAGTAGTTGGCGAGCGGCTCGCCCATGCCCATGAAGACGATGTTGCTGACGCGGTCGGGGGTCTCGTCGCCCTTCTTGCGGCCGCCGAGCTCGCCCGCGGCGAGCGCGCGGTTCGCGGCGACGACCTGGTCGACGATCTCGGCCGCCGACATGTTGCGGGTGAGCCCCGCCTGGCCGGTCGCGCAGAAGGGGCAGTTCATGCCGCAGCCCGCCTGGCTCGAGACGCACAGCGTGATGCGGCCCGGGTAGCGCATGAGCACGCTCTCGACGAGGGCGCCGTCGTGCAGCTTCCAGAGGAACTTGATGGTGTCGCCGTTGTCGGTCTGCAGGCGGCGCACCTCGGTGAGCAGCGGCGGCAGCAGGCCGGCGGCGAGCTCGTCGCGCACGGCGGCGGGCAGGTCGGTCATGCGCGCGGGGTCGGCGGTGTAGTGCGT from Microcella daejeonensis includes these protein-coding regions:
- a CDS encoding EI24 domain-containing protein; translated protein: MLVPPTPSPRGALSELLGGAALVWRGFGYWRRRPGAMALGMLPGLIVLVVVGGLITLLAMNTGAIGTWLTPFAAEWGETARTAAREIAGFLVVLAAAVLAFYTFTTLTLIVGDPFYERIQRRVETDLGGLEEAPIGFWRSAGGSVLLVLRGALYALLTFATGLIPAVGAILAPVLGAVLAGHLIGRELTTRPFESRGIVGDARRALRRGNRARQLGFGIMTQLFFLVPGGAILVMPAAVVGSTLLVRQMLERAELSAPRPPG
- a CDS encoding NAD-dependent succinate-semialdehyde dehydrogenase, translating into MSDYAVVNPATGETVKTYSTITDAELQQAIASAHAAHRGWSRSSTVADRAAMMRRVAELHTERREELAAIIVREMGKPLESALGEVDFSASIYEYYADNAERLLADTPIELLDGEGRAFVRRSSLGVLLGIMPWNFPYYQVARFAGPNLIVGNTILLKHAQQCPESAAAMEQMFHDAGFPEGAYVNIYATNDQISTVIADPRVQGVSLTGSERAGAAVAEQAGRHLKKVVLELGGSDPFILLSTDDMDAAVEQAVAARVDNSGQACNAGKRFIVVDGLYDEFLEKFSAALTAVEPADPMSPDAVIGPLSSTLAADRLEEQVERALAQGATLAAGGGREGNFVKTAVLTGVTPDNDAYHEEFFGPVAQVFRVADEDAAIELANDTPYGLGSYVFTTDEEQALRVADRIEAGMVFINAVGAEGAELPFGGIKRSGSGRELGTFGIDEFVNKKMIRVGF
- a CDS encoding glyceraldehyde-3-phosphate dehydrogenase, yielding MDDAVLDHARQWNAREMLAEQLIPVIGRLYREHGVVTSIHGRRLINQSAIGVIKAHRYAEHVTGAALPMTRTREVLDALLELAPGPASLDIARLISGFEERGADRTLERFLEDELEPVRRDPGARPAGTDVVLYGFGRIGRLLARILIAHAGGGGGLRLRAIVVRRGGADDLVKRASLLRRDSVHGPFDGTISVDEEASAIIANGTVIRVIYADDPAAIDYTEHGIRDAIVVDNTGRWRDEAGLSQHLRSPGVARVLLTAPGKGAIPNIVHGINEHAIGDDDRIVSAASCTTNAVTPVLKVLHDAWGIRHGHVETVHSYTNDQNLIDNFHSGDRRGRSAALNMVITETGAAKAVAKALPALEGRLTGNAIRVPTPDVSMAILNVALERETTRDEVNEHLRQMSLHSDLRQQIDYIASPEVVSTDFIGSHRAGIVDGLATICTGANLIVYVWYDNEYGYSSQVIRVLETMSGSHPRVVPARPSADGGMSAAGALRSEPAPLSPAGAVR
- the rlmN gene encoding 23S rRNA (adenine(2503)-C(2))-methyltransferase RlmN; amino-acid sequence: MAPERGIRNNGTTAVARPQVRPAAEGWTQKLDAEGRPALQFASPKRGKPPEHWADLTVEKREAKVVELGLPKFRAKQVSTHYFTHYTADPARMTDLPAAVRDELAAGLLPPLLTEVRRLQTDNGDTIKFLWKLHDGALVESVLMRYPGRITLCVSSQAGCGMNCPFCATGQAGLTRNMSAAEIVDQVVAANRALAAGELGGRKKGDETPDRVSNIVFMGMGEPLANYSRLMSAVRTMVAPQPNGLGMSARNITVSTVGLVPAIKKLADEGIPVTFALSLHAPDDTLRDELIPVNSRWKVDEALDAAREYFEKTGRRVSIEYALIKDMNDHAWRADLLAQKLNERGRGWVHVNPIPLNPTPGSIWTSSEPAVMREFVRRIDDAGIPTTLRDTRGKEIDGACGQLAAADD
- a CDS encoding BCCT family transporter; amino-acid sequence: MHVTDPKTTSRAPVQCWVFWPTAAIVLVFTALTLIAPDAAGEVFGTIQSSIIANFNWYYVLIAAFFVAFALWAGFSRHGHLRLGDDDDQPEFSLLSWFALLFAAGMGIGLVFWGVSEPLSHFANPRPGVTGTDVELAQQAMSQTYLHWGVHAWAIYVVLGLALAYAIHRRKRPVSIRWALEPLLGKRVRGGWGNAIDVAALVGTIFGVATSLGLGVLQIGAGLEEAGIMPASDLSTIIIIGVITLAVLGSVLSGVNRGMKWLSVTNLALAGALVLFLIIVGPTQFLLREFVQSIGTYLQNFLGLSFTVSAFSGVEGEAWQAAWTSFYWGWWISWAPFVAIFIARISKGRTVREFVFGVMLVPTIVTFLWFSVLGGSALHRELFGGGGLVGPDGSVDTEAALFGLLGDLPGGLLLTIGAILLIGIFFVTSSDSGALVMAMIASGGQVDPAKRLRVFFVFVTALLAIALILAGGLGALQTAAIIIALPFSVVMLAACWATVIAFQREARAYDRARRAAFVDHIGEYYGLEVDAPAERDPRGLLSGLRRRFTRDRRQTDAALAAPAGASPDLTSTLEPEPAAEQKQLTELPEPAAGQLAR
- a CDS encoding DUF1611 domain-containing protein, which gives rise to MPGINRPVPSAPRAVAHPERPAPLPHRAVTAVVYCEGQFGEQDGKTANGLVRRSERYEIVSVIDSTLAGRDAGDVLDGAAAGIPIVTDLDAAIAAHGAVPDYLICGVAPADGLLSPAQRLVLLEGIARGMHIINGLHEFLADDVEFAAAALLAGVTILDIRRPKPTAELHLYSGRIDAVTCPRIAVLGTDGAIGKRTTAILLVDALRAVGIRAVLVGTGQTTIIQGGRYGVALDALVPQFCSGEVEHQVVRAFEAEDPDVIIVEGQGALSHPAYLTSAHILRGSKPQGVIVQHAPTRLVRGDFPMSPMPTVGSEIALIEAFADTSVIGITVNHEGMLDAEIGAVIDEYEAAYGVVATDPLTRPRERLVAMVLAAFPALAATAQRGDDALVG